The following is a genomic window from Shewanella avicenniae.
CCCTTTGAGCACTCCGTGAACCTGCACCGCTTCAATAGCATAATGAGAACAGGACGGATTAAAACGGCAGCGTTGACCGAGCAACGGACTGATAAATATTTGATAGCCCCGAATAAGGCCAATTATCAACCATTGAAACGGCGACTTAGCTTGCGCCATAG
Proteins encoded in this region:
- the yidD gene encoding membrane protein insertion efficiency factor YidD; the protein is MAQAKSPFQWLIIGLIRGYQIFISPLLGQRCRFNPSCSHYAIEAVQVHGVLKGCWLSAKRIIKCHPLNPGGNDPVPPKNNRCNK